Proteins encoded within one genomic window of Cucumis sativus cultivar 9930 chromosome 3, Cucumber_9930_V3, whole genome shotgun sequence:
- the LOC116402834 gene encoding glycosyl hydrolase 5 family protein-like, whose protein sequence is MLTRYANRTIEENFDLLDLKQAKAGLAQYNPFVLNKTVAEAYEAVVDVLGASGLMVIADNHMSQPRWCCSLDDGNGFFGNNNFDPQEWLQGLSLVAQRFRNKSTVVGMSLRNEIRGFMENANDWNKYITQGVTTIHNINSEVLVIVSGLNYDNDLRCLKEKPLNVSTLDNKLVFEVHLYSFSGDSESKFVKQPLNNICANIMNGFIDHVGFVMQGPNPFPLFVSEYGYDQREVNDAENRFMSCFTAHLTQRDLDWALWAWQGSYYFREGQAEPGESFGVLDSNWTQIKNPNFVRKFQLLQTMLQDPNSNASFSYVIYHPQSSQCIQVSNDNKEIFLTNCSTPTRWSHNNDGTPIEMSSTGLYLKASGKGLEASLSSDTLSQQSVWSAISNSKLHLATFTQGGKSLCLQIDSSNSSKVVTNSCICTNVSKIGDGGEWRQMDVGDRRRRGDVEDRRWRGDVEDRRWRGDLTEMDDTRMKSDIEWSSHYWRR, encoded by the exons ATGTTAACTCGTTATGCAAATAGGACGATTGAAGAAAACTTTGATCTTCTTGATTTAAAACAAGCAAAAGCTGGATTGGCTCAATATAATCCTTTTGTGTTGAATAAGACTGTTGCTGAAGCATATGAAGCTGTTGTTGATGTGTTGGGGGCAAGTGGTCTAATGGTCATCGCTGACAATCACATGAGCCAACCAAGATGGTGTTGCTCTCTTGACGATGGCAATGGCTTCTTTGGAAACAACAATTTTGACCCTCAAGAATGGCTACAAGGGCTTAGCTTGGTTGCTCAACGCTTTCGCAACAAATCAACG GTGGTAGGAATGAGTTTACGAAATGAGATACGGGGCTTTATGGAAAATGCAAACGATTGGAACAAATATATAACTCAAGGGGTAACCACGATTCATAACATAAATTCGGAAGTCTTAGTCATTGTTTCAGGGTTAAATTATGACAACGATCTCCGATGCTTAAAGGAAAAACCTTTGAATGTTAGCACCTTAGACAATAAATTGGTTTTCGAGGTACACTTGTATTCTTTCAGTGGAGATTCCGAGAGCAAGTTTGTAAAACAACCATTGAACAATATATGTGCAAATATTATGAATGGATTTATAGACCATGTTGGGTTTGTAATGCAAGGACCAAACCCGTTTCCATTATTTGTTAGTGAATATGGATATGATCAAAGAGAAGTTAACGATGCTGAAAACCGATTCATGAGTTGCTTCACAGCCCATCTTACACAAAGAGATTTAGATTGGGCATTGTGGGCTTGGCAAGGTAGCTATTATTTTAGAGAAGGTCAAGCAGAGCCTGGAGAAAGTTTCGGAGTGCTCGACTCTAATTGGACTCAAATTAAGAACCCTAACTTTGTACGAAAGTTTCAACTGTTGCAGACCATGTTGCAAG ATCCAAATTCCAATGCATCGTTCTCATATGTTATATATCATCCACAAAGTAGCCAATGCATCCAAGTCTCGAATGACAACAAAGAAATTTTTCTCACCAATTGCTCCACCCCAACTCGATGGAGTCATAACAATGATGGCACTCCAATTGAGATGTCAAGCACTGGTTTATACTTGAAGGCTAGTGGGAAAGGCCTTGAGGCATCTCTTTCATCTGATACCTTAAGCCAACAAAGTGTTTGGAGTGccatttcaaattctaaacttCATTTGGCCACCTTCACTCAAGGTGGAAAGAGCCTTTGTTTGCAAATTGATAGCTCTAACTCTTCAAAAGTTGTGACCAACTCTTGCATTTGCACCAATG tttCGAAGATTGGTGATGGAGGAGAGTGGAGACAAATGGATGTGGGAGATCGGAGACGGAGAGGAGATGTGGAAGACCGAAGATGGAGAGGAGATGTGGAAGACCGAAGATGGAGAGGAGATCTGACGGAGATGGACGACACAAGGATGAAATCTGACATTGAATGGTCGTCGCACTATTGGCGAAGATGA
- the LOC105435091 gene encoding glycosyl hydrolase 5 family protein, which translates to MSGQQWKNVSLACVFVLLTFEAYSLPLSTNGRWIVEATTGQRVKLICVNWPGHMQAMVAEGLHLKPLDDIAAMVVKLRFNCVRLTYSIHMFTRYANLTVKQSFENFDLKEAIVGIAQNNPTILNMKVVEAYEAVVDSLGAHGVMVVSDNHISQPRWCCSNDDGNGFFGDRYFNSQEWLQGLSLATQSLKTKPQVVAMSLRNEPRGPNQNVEMWFQYMSQGTKLVHQINPNALVVVSGLSYDTDLSFLKNRSMGFNLDNKLVFEAHLYSFTNNMGDYWTSKPLNTFCANVNQGFEDRAGFLVRGQNPIPLFVSEFGINQMGVNEGQNRFLSCFFTYLTKNDFDWGLWALQGSYYYREGVKNDEETFGVLDSKFTNVKNPKFLQKFQLMQTKLQDPSSNLTTSFIMYHPLSGECVRMNKKYQLGVSSCKTSNRWSHEQDDTPIKLAGSILCLQAVGDGLPPILSKDCSSQQSAWKYASNAKLQLATVDEQGQALCLQRASHSHQILTNKCMCPNDSECQGDPQSQWFTLVPSNVHLS; encoded by the exons ATGTCAGGACAACAGTGGAAAAACGTCTCTTTAGCTTGTGTTTTTGTGCTGTTAACTTTTGAGGCCTATTCATTGCCCCTCTCGACAAATGGAAGATGGATAGTTGAGGCAACGACTGGCCAACGTGTGAAGTTGATATGTGTAAATTGGCCGGGACATATGCAAGCCATGGTGGCAGAGGGTCTTCATCTCAAGCCACTTGATGACATTGCAGCCATGGTGGTGAAGTTGCGGTTTAATTGTGTGCGTTTGACTTACTCGATTCACATGTTCACACGCTATGCTAATTTGACTGTTAAGCAAtcctttgaaaattttgatttgaaagaagCCATAGTAGGTATAGCCCAAAACAATCCTACTATATTGAACATGAAGGTCGTTGAGGCTTATGAAGCAGTAGTCGATTCCCTTGGTGCACATGGAGTTATGGTAGTTTCTGATAATCATATAAGCCAACCAAGATGGTGTTGTAGTAATGATGATGGAAATGGTTTTTTTGGAGATCGCTATTTCAATTCCCAAGAATGGCTACAAGGACTTAGTTTGGCAACGCAAAGCCTAAAAACCAAACCTCAG GTAGTGGCAATGAGTTTGAGAAACGAACCACGAGGACCAAATCAAAATGTGGAGATGTGGTTTCAATATATGAGCCAAGGAACTAAACTTGTTCACCAAATTAACCCAAATGCTTTAGTAGTGGTTTCTGGACTAAGTTATGACACCGATCTAAGCTTCTTGAAGAATAGGTCAATGGGCTTCAATTTGGACAACAAGCTTGTATTTGAAGCTCACTTGTACTCCTTTACAAACAACATGGGTGATTATTGGACATCAAAGCCATTGAACACGTTTTGTGCTAATGTCAACCAAGGATTTGAAGACCGAGCTGGATTTCTTGTGAGAGGACAAAACCCAATACCTCTCTTTGTGAGTGAGTTTGGGATCAACCAAATGGGAGTAAATGAGGGACAAAATCGATTCTTGAGTTGCTTTTTTACCTATCTTACTAAGAATGATTTTGATTGGGGCCTATGGGCGTTGCAAGGTAGCTACTACTATAGAGAAGGTGtgaaaaatgatgaagaaaccTTTGGCGTCTTAGATTCTAAGTTTACAAATGTCAAAAACCCAAAATTCCTTCAGAAGTTTCAGCTTATGCAAACCAAACTTCAAG ATCCAAGCTCAAATCTTACAACATCATTCATAATGTATCATCCTCTTAGTGGTGAATGCGTGCGAATGAACAAAAAGTATCAATTAGGAGTTAGTAGTTGCAAGACATCTAATCGTTGGAGTCACGAACAAGATGACACTCCAATTAAGTTGGCCGGTTCTATATTGTGTTTACAAGCTGTAGGAGATGGACTCCCTCCAATTCTATCTAAAGACTGCTCAAGCCAACAAAGTGCATGGAAATATGCTTCAAATGCCAAGCTTCAACTAGCCACTGTTGATGAACAAGGACAAGCCCTGTGTTTGCAAAGGGCTTCTCATTCCCATCAAATTTTGACTAACAAATGCATGTGTCCTAATGATTCTGAATGCCAAGGAGATCCACAAAGTCAATGGTTTACACTTGTACCATCAAATGTACATCTCAGTTAA